The genome window TCAAATCATCCTCTTCAACGGTTGGAACGGAAGCCGGAACCGAAGGTGCGGAAGAAACGGAGGAGGAGGAACCGGAATGAATGGCGGAGACCCCGCCGCCGTTTCCTTTTAAATATTTTTCCGGAATCGGCTCGTTGGCGGAATCGAGCAAAACACCGATTTCGGCTCCAATGGGCACCACGGTCCCTTCGCCGATTAAAATCTTGCCCAAAACGCCCGATTTGTGGGCGGGAATCTCGGCGTTGATTTTGTCGGTCATTATCTCCACCACCGGCTCATCTTTTTTGACCGGGTCCCCCTCTTTTTTAAGCCATTTGCCGATGGTCGCCTCGACTACGCTTTCTCCCATCTGCGGAATTACGATATTGGTCGCCACTAATCCTTCCTTTCGACTTCGCTCAAGGCCTTTGAACTTTCTATTCCGTACGCCTGAACCCTACCCCGGCCAAGATAAAAATTTACGGGCGCAAGGCAATAGCAAAAAGGCCGGGCGAACCCGGCCTTTGCACTTGCGAACTCCTGCTCAATCAGGGCCAAACGATTTTGTTGATCGCCAACTGGGTGAAATCCTGGCGGTGGCCCCGTTTGCGGCGGTACTTGGTGCGGCGCTTGAACTTGAAAACGATGACCTTTGGGTCTTTTCCCACGTCGGCGACCGTGGCTTTCACCTTGGCACCCGAAACATACGGGCGGCCCACCACAACCCCCTTCTCGCCGGAAAGGAGCATCACTTTGTCTATTTCAACCGTATCCTGCGGGGCCGCTTCCAGCTTGGGGACTTTGATTTTCTCCCCCTCTTCCACCCGGAACTGCAGCCCTCCGATTTCCACTAACGCGTACACAAATCCTCCGTTTTGAAGAAACTAAATCTATCATTTTTCATCCGATTGTCAACCTTAAAACTAAGTGCTTGACGAAAGTCCCAAAACGCTTAACTTTACTTTTAGAGGCGTCAGGCAGGGTTGGTTGACATTCGCCAGGGAAGGAACGGACAACAGTGAGCATGTGCGGCAGGGTGGTCCGGCGTTTCTTGCTTTTTCTCATAGTTACCTTTGGGGCGGCCCCCCTACTTGCCCGTCCGAATTTTAATATAGATTCCCTTTTTTTCTTCGAAATCGAAAATACCCGCGGCTGCTGGGGGTACGTGGATGATTCAACCGGTCGGGAGTATGCGCTAATGTGCGCGACCGACCGGCTGGAAATCTGGGACGTAACCGACCCCGCCAGCCCCGATCGGATAAAAACAGTTTTCTCGGACGGTTTGAACGGTTTCAGCGCCGATTTGAAACAGGTCCGTCCGTATAAAAATTATGTCATAGCCGTCAACCAGAATGGCGGCCAAAATCGGGCAGCGCTGCAGGTAATCGATATGACCAATCCCCAGATGGCGCGCACGGTGGCCGTCTGGCCTGATACGGGCTTTCCCGGCAATACATTTCCTAATGGCGCCCACACGATACACATCGAAGGAGACTCCGCCTATTTGGGCATGAACGGGGCGGCCGATGAGTGGTATGTAATAGACATTTCCGACCCCTTAAATCCGGCTTTCGAAGACACGTACATGACCTTCGCCCCGGTATGCGGCAATTTCGGCGCGCAGTCCCACGACAGCTACGTGAAGAACGACACGGGCTTCATCGCCTTTCTGGGCGCCGGCTTCTCCATCGTCGATCTAAAGGAGAAACCGGTTCCCAAGAAAATTGCCGATGTCTGCTACCCGGAGGCGGTGACCCACAACTGCTGGCCCACCGAAGACCGGCAATATCTTTTCACGACCGATGAAACTCCGGGCGGGCATCTTCGAGTTTGGGACATTCGCACCCCCGGAAACCCGGCCAGCATCCGGCAGGTGGCGGAATGGTTTCCTCCCGGTGTTTCCTCCATCATCCACAACGTTCAAGTGAAAGGGAATTTTCTGTACGCTTCCTATTACGGGGAAGGGGTGGAAATTCTGGATATCGAGGACCCCACCCAGCCCGTGGAAGTGGGGCATTTTGACACGGCGCCGGACGCCAGCGGCGCC of Verrucomicrobiia bacterium contains these proteins:
- the rplU gene encoding 50S ribosomal protein L21, whose translation is MYALVEIGGLQFRVEEGEKIKVPKLEAAPQDTVEIDKVMLLSGEKGVVVGRPYVSGAKVKATVADVGKDPKVIVFKFKRRTKYRRKRGHRQDFTQLAINKIVWP
- a CDS encoding E3 binding domain-containing protein; protein product: MATNIVIPQMGESVVEATIGKWLKKEGDPVKKDEPVVEIMTDKINAEIPAHKSGVLGKILIGEGTVVPIGAEIGVLLDSANEPIPEKYLKGNGGGVSAIHSGSSSSVSSAPSVPASVPTVEEDDLKGVKTSPAVRRLAREHGIDLSQIQGTGGGGRITKEDVEAFLA